From one Candidatus Methylarchaceae archaeon HK02M2 genomic stretch:
- a CDS encoding radical SAM protein — MIWKALRQDSFTVLYDKKCKASLSRYFDIIFDKKIAKFNLLKTFSIDFQGKSTAEMWKAHNKSVEDFNNYIKKVDSGQEINDLAENSLLDLKIALAKKVLERCVFCIHACAVNRLKGKTEYCGCSMDFPVSTMFDHYGEEPELVPSFTVFTIGCTMTCLHCQNWMISQWKEAGTQYEFEEVASQVDKAKSRGCRNLNMVGGDPTPYLYHWLEISREIKENLPIVWNSNSYYSHPSSRLLAQWADVYLLDFKYGNNDCAIRISDAPKYWETCTRNHLIAKEHGELIIRILVLPKHIECCFRPIVEWIVKNLGRYVRVNVMWQYTPHWRAHEIPELKRRLSRDEMEQTIHIVKDVGLENFIT, encoded by the coding sequence TTGATATGGAAAGCGTTACGCCAAGATTCTTTTACTGTACTCTATGATAAGAAGTGCAAAGCCTCTTTATCGCGATATTTTGATATAATATTCGATAAGAAGATTGCAAAGTTCAATTTATTAAAGACTTTTTCCATCGATTTTCAAGGAAAAAGCACGGCTGAGATGTGGAAAGCACACAACAAATCAGTTGAAGATTTCAATAATTATATAAAAAAGGTCGATTCTGGCCAAGAAATCAATGATCTTGCTGAGAATAGTCTACTAGATCTCAAGATTGCTTTAGCAAAGAAAGTGCTTGAGAGATGTGTATTCTGCATACACGCGTGTGCAGTCAACAGATTAAAAGGCAAAACGGAGTACTGTGGTTGCAGTATGGATTTCCCTGTTTCGACTATGTTCGACCATTATGGAGAAGAGCCTGAGCTTGTACCATCATTCACCGTGTTCACTATTGGTTGCACTATGACGTGTCTTCATTGTCAGAATTGGATGATCAGCCAATGGAAAGAGGCAGGCACTCAATACGAATTTGAAGAGGTTGCGAGTCAGGTAGATAAAGCCAAATCAAGGGGTTGTAGGAACTTGAATATGGTAGGTGGAGACCCTACTCCTTATCTTTATCACTGGTTGGAGATATCAAGGGAGATTAAGGAAAATTTACCTATAGTCTGGAACTCTAATAGCTACTACAGTCACCCTTCTTCTCGATTACTAGCTCAGTGGGCTGATGTTTATCTGTTAGACTTCAAGTATGGAAATAACGATTGTGCAATAAGGATATCCGATGCACCAAAATATTGGGAAACTTGTACGAGAAACCATCTCATTGCTAAAGAACATGGAGAGTTAATTATACGCATATTGGTTCTCCCGAAACATATAGAATGTTGCTTCAGACCCATAGTTGAGTGGATAGTTAAGAACCTAGGAAGGTATGTTAGGGTCAATGTTATGTGGCAATATACTCCCCATTGGAGGGCTCATGAGATACCAGAACTAAAGAGAAGACTAAGTAGGGATGAGATGGAGCAGACGATACATATCGTAAAAGATGTTGGATTGGAGAATTTCATTACATAA